In Variovorax sp. J2L1-78, the following are encoded in one genomic region:
- a CDS encoding ABC transporter ATP-binding protein, whose protein sequence is MSKHETLLTAQSLCAWYGAAQILYDVDLEVRRGEVVALMGRNGAGKSTTLKALIGMLTKRKGAVSFLGHDISKSEPHHAAKMGLGFVPEDRRVFTDLTVMENLEVGKQPPRRWADGSEAPLWTPERLFKLFPNLGEMPQRPGGRMSGGEQQMLTVARTLMGNPYLVLLDEPSEGVAPVIVEQMANMILELKAQGVSILLSEQNMHFAELVSDRAYVLEKGQIRYQATMAELAANDDVRRAYLSV, encoded by the coding sequence ATGAGCAAGCACGAGACACTGCTGACCGCCCAATCGCTGTGCGCCTGGTACGGCGCCGCGCAGATCCTCTACGACGTCGACCTCGAAGTCCGCCGCGGTGAAGTCGTCGCGCTGATGGGCCGCAACGGCGCGGGCAAGTCGACCACGCTGAAGGCGCTGATCGGCATGCTGACCAAGCGCAAGGGCGCGGTGAGCTTCCTCGGGCACGACATCTCCAAGAGCGAACCGCACCACGCGGCCAAGATGGGCCTGGGCTTCGTGCCCGAGGACCGCCGCGTGTTCACCGACCTCACGGTCATGGAGAACCTCGAGGTCGGCAAGCAGCCGCCGCGGCGCTGGGCCGACGGCAGCGAGGCACCGCTGTGGACGCCCGAGCGGCTGTTCAAGCTCTTCCCGAACCTCGGCGAGATGCCGCAGCGCCCCGGTGGCCGCATGAGCGGCGGCGAGCAGCAGATGCTGACCGTGGCGCGCACGCTGATGGGCAACCCCTACCTCGTTCTGCTCGACGAGCCGTCCGAAGGCGTGGCGCCGGTCATCGTCGAGCAGATGGCGAACATGATCCTCGAACTCAAGGCGCAGGGCGTGAGCATCCTGCTGTCGGAGCAGAACATGCACTTCGCCGAGCTGGTGTCCGACCGGGCCTATGTGCTCGAGAAGGGCCAGATCCGCTACCAGGCGACGATGGCCGAACTCGCCGCGAACGACGACGTGCGCCGCGCCTACCTGAGCG
- a CDS encoding ABC transporter ATP-binding protein, with protein sequence MSGTPLLKVENLGKSFGGVKAVDGISFDLAPGELLALIGPNGAGKSTTFNMVNGQLKADQGSIKLNGDELVGRKPREIWRLGVGRTFQIAETFASLTVVENVQMALLSHDGKLFSMWRRAADHRRDDALALLDQVGMKAQADRPCSELAYGDVKRVELAIAMANEPKLLLMDEPTAGMAPKERNSLMALTKDLVIQRGMAVLFTEHSMDVVFAYADRMIVLARGRLIAQGKPLEIRDHPKVQEVYFGSGKTFEKIAEKAAEVNAAVGA encoded by the coding sequence ATGAGCGGCACACCCCTTCTCAAGGTCGAGAACCTGGGCAAGTCCTTCGGCGGCGTGAAGGCCGTCGACGGCATCAGCTTCGACCTGGCGCCGGGTGAACTGCTGGCGCTGATCGGGCCCAACGGGGCCGGCAAGTCGACCACCTTCAACATGGTCAACGGCCAGCTCAAGGCCGACCAGGGCTCGATCAAGCTCAATGGCGACGAGCTCGTCGGCCGCAAGCCGCGCGAGATCTGGCGCCTGGGCGTGGGCCGCACCTTCCAGATCGCCGAAACCTTTGCGTCGCTGACCGTGGTCGAGAACGTGCAGATGGCGCTGCTCTCGCACGACGGCAAGCTCTTCTCGATGTGGCGCCGCGCGGCCGACCATCGGCGCGACGACGCGCTGGCGCTGCTCGACCAGGTCGGCATGAAGGCGCAGGCCGACCGCCCCTGCAGCGAACTCGCCTATGGTGACGTCAAGCGCGTCGAACTCGCCATCGCCATGGCCAACGAACCCAAGCTGCTGCTGATGGACGAGCCCACCGCCGGCATGGCGCCCAAGGAGCGCAATTCGCTCATGGCGCTGACCAAGGACCTGGTGATCCAGCGCGGCATGGCGGTGCTCTTCACCGAGCACAGCATGGACGTGGTTTTCGCCTATGCCGACCGCATGATCGTGCTGGCCCGCGGCCGCCTCATCGCGCAGGGCAAGCCGCTGGAGATCCGCGACCACCCGAAGGTGCAGGAGGTGTATTTCGGCAGTGGCAAGACTTTCGAGAAGATCGCAGAGAAGGCCGCGGAAGTGAACGCGGCAGTGGGAGCCTGA
- a CDS encoding ABC transporter permease → MSLSSLLLQFLTGLSSASSLFLVGAGLSLIFGVTRIVNFAHGSFFMVGIYVAYTLVDKLGTGFGFWPALVIAALSVGVLGALIEMVLLRRIYKSPELFQLLATFALVLVIKDAVLYFWGPDELLGPRAPGLSGSVEILGRQFPTYDLFLIVVGPVVLFLMWLLLTRTRFGTLVRAATQDREMVSALGVNQAWLFTAVFALGAMLAGLGGALQLPREPATLALDLNTIGAAFVVVVVGGMGSIPGAYVAALLLSQIKAICIWLGVVDVFGLSISFSKLTLVTDFVVMAIVLVWRPWGLFGRPQAPSRYVGMPEEPLRRASKGYLWLVGALGLVLMAMPLLTADSPYTTVLMIDLLIAALFAASLHFIMGPAGMHSFGHAAYFGLGAYGAALLVRASGLPMEVALIVAPLVAAIGALIYGWFAVRLSGVYLAMLTLAFAQITWAVVYQWDSFTGGSNGITGVWPSEWLADKRAYYWLTLVLVAAGILLLRRVLFSPFGYALRAGRDSVLRADAIGIDVKRMQWTAFVIAGAAAGLAGSLYAFSKGSISPESLSVDKSVDGLVMVLLGGIQTLAGPVVGAVTFSWLHDTVARNTDYWRAMLGAIILLLVLLFPQGIAGFAKQLFDKRKRKPAAAAIEEAKA, encoded by the coding sequence ATGAGTCTCTCGTCCTTGCTGCTGCAGTTCCTCACCGGGCTGTCGTCGGCTTCTTCGCTGTTCCTCGTGGGGGCGGGCCTGTCGCTGATCTTCGGCGTCACGCGCATCGTCAACTTTGCGCACGGCTCCTTCTTCATGGTCGGCATCTATGTCGCCTACACGCTGGTCGACAAGCTCGGCACGGGCTTCGGCTTCTGGCCCGCGCTGGTGATCGCGGCGCTGTCGGTCGGCGTGCTCGGCGCGCTGATCGAAATGGTGCTGCTGCGCCGCATCTACAAATCGCCGGAGCTGTTCCAGCTCCTGGCGACCTTCGCGCTCGTTCTCGTCATCAAGGACGCGGTGCTCTATTTCTGGGGGCCCGACGAACTGCTCGGCCCCCGCGCGCCGGGCCTGTCGGGCTCGGTCGAAATCCTCGGCCGGCAGTTCCCGACCTACGACCTCTTCCTCATCGTCGTCGGGCCGGTCGTCCTCTTCCTCATGTGGCTCCTGCTCACGCGCACCCGCTTCGGCACGCTGGTGCGGGCCGCCACGCAGGACCGCGAGATGGTGAGCGCGCTGGGCGTGAACCAGGCGTGGCTCTTCACGGCCGTGTTCGCGCTCGGCGCGATGCTGGCGGGCCTCGGCGGCGCGCTGCAGTTGCCGCGCGAACCGGCCACGCTGGCGCTCGACCTGAACACCATCGGCGCCGCGTTCGTGGTGGTCGTGGTCGGCGGCATGGGCTCGATCCCCGGGGCCTACGTGGCGGCGTTGCTGCTGTCGCAGATCAAGGCCATCTGCATCTGGCTCGGCGTCGTCGATGTCTTCGGCTTGAGCATTTCCTTTTCCAAGCTCACGCTGGTGACCGACTTCGTCGTGATGGCGATCGTGCTGGTGTGGCGCCCATGGGGCCTGTTCGGCCGCCCGCAGGCACCGAGCCGCTATGTCGGCATGCCTGAAGAGCCGTTGCGCCGCGCGAGCAAGGGCTACCTGTGGCTGGTGGGTGCGCTCGGCCTGGTGCTGATGGCGATGCCGCTGCTCACGGCCGACTCGCCGTACACGACGGTGCTGATGATCGACCTGCTGATCGCGGCGCTGTTCGCGGCCAGCCTGCACTTCATCATGGGTCCGGCCGGCATGCATTCCTTTGGCCATGCCGCGTACTTCGGCCTCGGCGCGTACGGCGCCGCGCTGCTGGTGCGCGCCAGCGGCTTGCCGATGGAAGTCGCGCTCATCGTCGCGCCACTGGTTGCCGCCATCGGCGCGTTGATCTACGGCTGGTTCGCGGTGCGGCTGTCGGGCGTGTACCTCGCGATGCTCACGCTGGCCTTCGCGCAAATCACCTGGGCGGTGGTCTACCAATGGGATTCGTTCACCGGCGGCAGCAACGGGATCACCGGCGTCTGGCCGTCGGAATGGCTCGCGGACAAGCGTGCCTACTACTGGCTCACGCTGGTGCTGGTCGCGGCCGGCATCCTGCTGCTGCGCCGCGTGCTGTTCTCGCCCTTCGGCTATGCGCTGCGGGCTGGTCGCGATTCGGTGCTGCGTGCCGATGCCATCGGCATCGACGTCAAGCGCATGCAATGGACCGCCTTCGTCATCGCCGGGGCCGCAGCCGGTCTCGCGGGTTCGCTCTACGCGTTCTCGAAGGGGAGCATTTCGCCGGAGAGCCTGAGCGTCGACAAGTCGGTCGACGGCCTGGTGATGGTGCTGCTCGGCGGCATCCAGACGCTGGCCGGCCCGGTGGTCGGTGCGGTCACCTTCAGCTGGCTGCACGACACGGTGGCGCGCAACACCGACTACTGGCGCGCGATGCTCGGCGCGATCATCCTGCTGCTGGTGCTGTTGTTCCCGCAAGGTATCGCGGGCTTCGCCAAGCAGCTGTTCGACAAGCGCAAACGCAAGCCCGCAGCGGCTGCAATCGAAGAGGCCAAGGCATGA
- a CDS encoding ABC transporter substrate-binding protein: MNPLRHVFSAAAVATLATALVPAHAQGVIKIGEVNSYKAQPAFLEPYKKGMELAVEEINAKGGINGKKVELITRDDNANPGDAVRVAEELVAREKIDVLTGTFLSNTGLAVADFAKQKKVFFLAGEPLTDKMTWQGGNEYTFRLRPGTYMQAAMLVPEAVKLKKKRWAFVYPNYEYGQSAVAAFKTLLKAAQPDVEFVAEQAPPLGKVDAGAVAQALADAKPDAIFNVLFGADLSKFVREGNTRGLFKDRAVVSVLTGEPEYLDPLKDETPNGWIVTGYPWYGVQTPEHKAFFLAYHEKYKDYPRLGSVVGYSMIKSVAAGAAKAKSTETAKMVAAFKGLVVDTPFGKITYRPEDHQSTMGAFVGKTKNDNGKGVMVDYTYFDGAKFQPSAADVKKSRAAD, encoded by the coding sequence ATGAACCCATTGCGTCATGTCTTCAGCGCGGCCGCCGTCGCCACGCTCGCCACCGCTCTCGTTCCCGCGCATGCGCAGGGCGTGATCAAGATCGGCGAAGTCAACAGCTACAAGGCGCAGCCCGCCTTCCTCGAGCCCTACAAGAAGGGGATGGAACTGGCCGTCGAAGAGATCAATGCCAAGGGCGGCATCAACGGCAAGAAGGTCGAGCTCATCACGCGCGACGACAACGCCAACCCGGGCGACGCGGTGCGTGTGGCCGAAGAACTGGTCGCCCGCGAAAAGATCGACGTGCTGACCGGCACCTTCCTGTCGAACACCGGCCTGGCCGTCGCCGACTTCGCCAAGCAGAAGAAGGTGTTCTTCCTGGCCGGCGAACCGCTGACCGACAAGATGACCTGGCAGGGCGGCAACGAATACACCTTCCGCCTGCGCCCCGGCACCTACATGCAGGCCGCGATGCTGGTGCCCGAGGCCGTCAAGCTCAAGAAGAAGCGCTGGGCCTTTGTGTACCCCAACTACGAATACGGCCAGTCCGCCGTCGCCGCGTTCAAGACGTTGCTGAAGGCCGCGCAGCCCGACGTCGAGTTCGTCGCCGAACAGGCGCCGCCGCTCGGCAAGGTCGATGCCGGCGCCGTGGCGCAGGCGCTGGCCGATGCCAAGCCCGATGCGATCTTCAACGTGCTCTTCGGTGCCGACCTCTCGAAGTTCGTGCGCGAAGGCAACACGCGCGGCCTCTTCAAGGACCGCGCGGTGGTGAGCGTGCTCACCGGTGAGCCCGAGTACCTCGACCCGCTCAAGGACGAGACGCCCAACGGCTGGATCGTGACCGGCTACCCGTGGTACGGCGTGCAGACGCCCGAGCACAAGGCCTTCTTCCTGGCGTACCACGAGAAGTACAAGGACTACCCGCGCCTCGGCTCGGTGGTCGGCTACAGCATGATCAAGTCGGTGGCAGCCGGCGCCGCCAAGGCCAAGAGCACCGAAACGGCCAAGATGGTCGCGGCCTTCAAGGGCCTCGTGGTCGACACGCCGTTCGGCAAGATCACCTACCGCCCCGAAGACCACCAGTCGACCATGGGCGCGTTCGTCGGCAAGACCAAGAACGACAACGGCAAGGGCGTGATGGTCGACTACACCTACTTCGACGGCGCCAAGTTCCAGCCGAGCGCCGCCGACGTCAAGAAGTCGCGCGCAGCCGACTGA
- a CDS encoding amino acid synthesis family protein — protein sequence MSANIRKLIVQVDETRKEMGQDITPPTRRAVAIAVIENPYAGRYSESLDELIAIGEELGALLGQKAVAALGIAPGEAQSYGKAAIVGEAGELEHAAAILHPKLGAPLRAAVEKGAALVPSAKKRGTLGTAIDVPLGHKDAAFVRSHFDAVEARVSDAPRANEIVVAVAVTDSGRPLPRIGGLQHSEVKGEDGLR from the coding sequence ATGAGCGCCAACATCCGCAAACTCATCGTGCAGGTCGACGAGACCCGCAAGGAAATGGGCCAGGACATCACGCCGCCCACGCGCCGTGCCGTGGCCATCGCCGTCATCGAGAACCCCTACGCCGGCCGCTACAGCGAGTCGCTCGACGAACTCATCGCCATCGGCGAAGAACTGGGCGCGCTGCTGGGCCAGAAGGCGGTCGCGGCACTCGGCATCGCACCCGGCGAGGCGCAGAGCTATGGCAAGGCGGCCATCGTCGGCGAAGCCGGTGAGCTCGAACACGCCGCCGCCATCCTGCATCCGAAGCTGGGCGCACCGCTGCGCGCGGCGGTCGAAAAGGGCGCTGCGCTGGTGCCGTCGGCCAAGAAACGCGGCACGCTGGGCACCGCCATCGACGTGCCGCTGGGCCACAAGGACGCAGCCTTCGTGCGCAGCCACTTCGACGCCGTCGAGGCGCGCGTGTCCGATGCGCCGCGTGCCAACGAGATCGTCGTGGCCGTCGCCGTGACCGACAGCGGTCGTCCGCTGCCGCGCATCGGCGGCCTCCAGCATTCCGAAGTCAAGGGCGAAGACGGTCTGCGCTGA
- a CDS encoding amino acid synthesis family protein: MIDIRRVFTHVEHIHHEFGPRAATPLVRGAIGVVMTNPFAGRYEPDILPMMALLDPVGVDMAHRLHAAMDVPLEQIATYGKGAIVGAAGELEHGALWHVPGGYAMRELLGWKGDRAAYTAGKAEEKSGQPGNALSIVPSTKKVGPPGAALDVPLTNINASYVRGQFDAIEVRVPGAPAADEIVFILAMSTGYRVHARVGGLLAKDISKWDGLR, translated from the coding sequence ATGATCGATATCCGCCGCGTCTTCACCCATGTCGAGCACATCCACCACGAGTTCGGTCCCCGCGCCGCAACGCCGCTGGTGCGTGGCGCCATCGGCGTGGTGATGACCAACCCCTTCGCGGGCCGCTACGAGCCCGACATCCTGCCCATGATGGCCTTGCTCGACCCGGTGGGCGTCGACATGGCGCACAGGCTGCACGCCGCCATGGACGTGCCGCTCGAGCAGATCGCCACCTACGGCAAGGGCGCCATCGTCGGCGCCGCCGGCGAACTGGAGCACGGCGCCCTGTGGCACGTGCCCGGCGGCTACGCCATGCGCGAGCTGCTCGGCTGGAAGGGCGACCGCGCCGCCTACACGGCCGGCAAGGCCGAGGAGAAGTCCGGCCAGCCCGGCAACGCGCTGTCCATCGTGCCCTCGACCAAGAAGGTCGGGCCGCCCGGCGCGGCGCTCGACGTGCCGCTGACCAACATCAACGCCAGCTACGTGCGCGGCCAGTTCGACGCCATCGAGGTGCGCGTGCCTGGTGCACCGGCCGCCGACGAGATCGTCTTCATCCTCGCGATGAGCACCGGCTACCGCGTGCACGCCCGCGTCGGCGGCCTGCTGGCCAAGGACATCAGCAAGTGGGACGGCCTGCGCTGA